The Pseudomonadota bacterium nucleotide sequence TCCTCCGCCGTATAGGCGGCCAGCACCTCGGACACCGACCCGACGCAGGCAACTTCTCCTTGCCGAATAGCGACGGCACCAGGTCGGAAGCTCGGCCGGGCCCTGTCACCTGTGAAGACGACTCCATCCATCACAATGGTTTCGACGGAAATCCCAGCGCCCTCCATAAACGTTGCTCCCTTACCCGACCAGGCTCTACCCCTCAGATCGAACGTGTTGTCGCACTACGTCGTCGTTGGATCGCGACGTTTAGTGCCCGCACTTTGAACGGAGAAGTCTCTCACCCGGGAAGCCTGGGAAACAGACGCTTTGGGTTACTGCCACCGCGGCCGTGTAATGGGGGTGCGACAAGAGGACGAGGCGGCACCTCGGTCTCTGCAGAGACCGTTCAGCGGACAAGAGACTCGACTAACGTGCTATCCGCCTTTAAGTCGCCCTGAGCAGTAGTCCGATAACTTGCACTATGGAAAGAGGTGGTGGTGCGGGCAGTCTGCTGCGAACCCGTCTCTGCTGCGGCAAACTCCCTGTTAACGGGGAAGGTACAGGGAAATCTCCCGGTTTCTGACCCTCTTCAGGTATCCCGACCCGGATTTTCCTGTGCTTTCAAAAGCACTGAGACAAACTCCCTGCGTACTGAATCAGAGAAACTGCAGAGCCAAAGAGGGAGGTTTCTCGATGGTTCATGGAGCCGTTTTGCTCTGTTGCATTAGACGCATCGCCACCAGGTTTGCCCAAAGACCTATGCCGAGATTGAAGTGCGAACCCCTAAAACTGAAACCCGATTCCCACCAAAGGGCCAGCGTAGGTTAGGTCCAGATTCAGCCTGGAGCCGCCGCTGCCTTCGCTGTAGTCGAAGGCATAGGCGCGATAACCGCCAAACAAGTCGATACCGCTGTCGAATGTGTAACCAACGAGACCAATCAATTGCCATGTCGAGTCGGCGCCAACATCGAAGCCGCCGTAGTCGCCCCATAATGTCACCCGCCAGTTGCGCGCCGGCGCGACGACAGCACGAACACCTACGACAGGATCGACCCAGTCGACGGTCCGGTCCCTCTGTGATGACGTTGTCAGTCCCAAGATCGCGGCGCGCGCATCCAACTCGGTGACGACACGATTGTAGCGGGCGCCACCCAGCACATCGATCGAGAGGCCGATGCCGTCCTGATTGTTTGCGCGCCATGGCCGATCGTAGACGCGATAGGCACCGTAGCCAGCCAGGATCGTTTGCTTCAGTTCGACATCCAAATTGGCGGTCAGGGCACCGCCCGCTGAAGCCAGCTCGTTGTCGGCGGTAACTCTGAGATACGCAACATCGGCGATCAGCGACCACGGCCCCTTCCGGGCCTGACCGTAACCCATGATGCCGCCCTCAAGACCTTCCAGGATATCGCCGAAACTGACATCGACATCGGTCGTTACGGGCCCTACGCCGACATCGCCTGTGATCGCACTGGCAAACAGATAGGCACTCGCATCGAATTGCCAATCGACATGGCCTGCGTTCTCGGCCTCGTCTTGGGCATGTGCCGGCGCGACAAGCAGCACCGCTACCATCGACAATGCCGCAAGCTTCGCGCCGGTGAGGAACCAACGAAACATAAGCTGCCCCCTTCTCGGACCTGACCTGATTGGCGATCGTTATCTGCTTCTTTTGACCGCGCCGCAGGTCTTGCCGAACCCGTCCCCTAACGTTGCCATGATGGTTACAGGCAGGAACCTGCGCGACAAGACGAAAGATGTGCGACGAATTGCGCTCCGCACTCGAACGCCTCGTCTCGGTCAGGCGACACGATCAAAGCGGTTTGCCGATTGCGCGCTTTGCGATGAGGTGATTAGCTACAGACTTAGGGGCGCAATAAAAAAAGAATGTAAGCCAGTTTGTTTTTGTTTCCTGGCCTGCAATTTTGTTGTTGCGAATGCCAGTCAACATCAAGGGGGGATGTTGTGTTTTCATCAAGGTGGAAGACCAGGGCGCTGTCACTACTGGTGACAATGGCCGCCATTGCAATCGCGCAGCCCGCGGTCGCGCAAGAGGACAAGCCGAACTTTCTCATCATCTGGGGGGATGATGTCGGCTGGTTCAATATCTCGGCCTACAACAACGGCATCATGGGCTACTCGACGCCCAACATTGATCGTATCGCCAATGAAGGCATGCTGTTCACCGACAACTATGGCGAACAGTCATGTACCGCGGGGCGTGCCGCCTTTATCACCGGCCAGTCGCCATTCCGCACCGGCTTGACGAAAGTCGGCCTGCCTGGTTCTGACCTCGGCCTGCAGCCTGAGGATCCGACCATTGCGGAGATCCTGAAGCCGTTGGGGTACATGACCGGCCAGTTCGGCAAGAACCACCTGGGCGACCGCGACGATATGCTGCCGACCAACCATGGCTTCGACGAGTTCTTCGGCAACCTCTATCATCTGAATGCCGAAGAGGAGCCCGAGAACATCGATTATCCGACGAACCCTGAGTTCGCCGAAAACTTCGGACCGCGCGGCGTTCTCAAGGCTTCGGCTGACGGTGAAATCCAGGATACCGGGCCGCTGACCGCGAACCGCATGGAAACCGTGGACGAAGAGTTTCTGGCGGCGGCGTTGGACTTCCTGGATCGCGCCAACGCCCAGCAGAAACCGTTCTTCCTTTGGTTCAACTCAACGCGGATGCACATCTTCACGCATCTGAAGCCGGAGAGCCAAGGCATCACCGGTTACGGCATCTATGCCGACGGCATGGTCGAGCACGACGGCCACGTCGGTCAGTTGCTCGACAAGGTCGACGCGTTGGGGATCGCCGACAACACGATGGTGATGTACTCGACCGACAACGGCGCGGAGGTGTTCTCGTGGCCCGACGGCGGCACGACACCGTTCCGCGGCGAGAAGAACGAGAACTGGGAAGGCGGTTACCGCGTGCCGTTGCTCGTAAAATGGCCGGGCGTGATCGAGCCGGGCACTGTCTCGAATGACATCATTTCGCACCTCG carries:
- a CDS encoding arylsulfatase — encoded protein: MAAIAIAQPAVAQEDKPNFLIIWGDDVGWFNISAYNNGIMGYSTPNIDRIANEGMLFTDNYGEQSCTAGRAAFITGQSPFRTGLTKVGLPGSDLGLQPEDPTIAEILKPLGYMTGQFGKNHLGDRDDMLPTNHGFDEFFGNLYHLNAEEEPENIDYPTNPEFAENFGPRGVLKASADGEIQDTGPLTANRMETVDEEFLAAALDFLDRANAQQKPFFLWFNSTRMHIFTHLKPESQGITGYGIYADGMVEHDGHVGQLLDKVDALGIADNTMVMYSTDNGAEVFSWPDGGTTPFRGEKNENWEGGYRVPLLVKWPGVIEPGTVSNDIISHLDWMPTIAAAVGVPDLKEQLLTGYTAGDKTFKVHLDGYNFLPYFKGEVDESPRKEFFYFSDTGDLLCLRYEDWKVVFAEQRAEGFDVWGEPFIFLRLPKLFNLRSDPFELADHVSSYYDDWLLRRAFVFVPAQVIVGNFLATFQEFPPRQTPASFTIDQVMEQMARGTSQ